In one window of Streptomyces roseofulvus DNA:
- the pknB gene encoding Stk1 family PASTA domain-containing Ser/Thr kinase, translating into MEEPRRLGGRYELGSVLGRGGMAEVYLAQDTRLGRTVAVKTLRADLARDPSFQARFRREAQSAASLNHPAIVAVYDTGEDYVDGVSIPYIVMEYVDGSTLRELLHSGRKLLPERTLEMTVGILQALEYSHRAGIVHRDIKPANVMLTRTGQVKVMDFGIARAMGDAGMTMTQTAAVIGTAQYLSPEQAKGEQVDARSDLYSTGCLLYELLTVRPPFIGDSPVAVAYQHVREEPQPPSNFDAEITPEMDAIVLKALVKDPDYRYQSADEMRADIEACLDGQPVAAAAAMGMGGAQAYNGYGYPPEDQPTTALRQADPVGQTSMMPPVPPDGGGYGGYDGYDDRPDRRRGGQKKSNASTILLALCGVLVLVGAIFIAQYLMNTTDTPQQTTVPQLVGQKMADAQKAAVNSQVKVQEAGSERCEQPTGAICRQNPVADGTSKMDVDATIQVWISEGAPLVEVPDVQEQSLERARETLEGKGFKVKVEEEESEEDPGTVLRQNPQNGTKAEKNSEVTLTVAKQKLTNLPQVTDRDISLALQQLNGLQFTNVKQEEVDSDKPKGTVVEQNPPGNTNQPLDVEITLKVSKGPQVTPVTIPGDLAGKTLKEVRDWFQSQGVSVVVAGVDKDDARVLQSAPGAGQTVNKGGSVTLFTADAGGGNPGGNTGQPGGDNNGDGNIGGWFD; encoded by the coding sequence CTCCCTGAACCACCCGGCGATCGTCGCGGTCTACGACACCGGCGAGGACTACGTCGACGGGGTCTCCATCCCGTACATCGTGATGGAGTACGTCGACGGCTCGACCCTCCGCGAGCTGCTGCACTCCGGCCGCAAGCTGCTGCCGGAGCGGACGCTGGAGATGACCGTCGGCATCCTGCAGGCGCTGGAGTACTCGCACCGCGCCGGCATCGTGCACCGCGACATCAAGCCCGCGAACGTGATGCTGACCCGCACCGGCCAGGTCAAGGTCATGGACTTCGGCATCGCGCGCGCCATGGGCGACGCGGGCATGACCATGACGCAGACGGCCGCGGTCATCGGCACCGCCCAGTACCTCTCCCCGGAGCAGGCCAAGGGCGAGCAGGTCGACGCCCGCTCCGACCTGTACTCCACGGGCTGCCTGCTCTACGAACTGCTCACCGTCCGGCCGCCGTTCATCGGCGACTCCCCCGTGGCCGTCGCCTACCAGCACGTCCGGGAAGAGCCGCAGCCGCCGAGCAACTTCGACGCCGAGATCACGCCCGAGATGGACGCCATCGTCCTCAAGGCGCTGGTCAAGGACCCCGACTACCGCTACCAGTCCGCCGACGAGATGCGCGCGGACATCGAGGCGTGCCTCGACGGGCAGCCGGTCGCGGCCGCCGCCGCGATGGGCATGGGCGGCGCGCAGGCGTACAACGGCTACGGCTACCCGCCGGAGGACCAGCCGACCACCGCGCTGCGCCAGGCCGACCCGGTCGGTCAGACCTCGATGATGCCGCCGGTCCCGCCGGACGGCGGGGGCTACGGCGGGTACGACGGTTACGACGACCGTCCGGACCGCCGCCGCGGCGGCCAGAAGAAGTCGAACGCCTCGACGATCCTGCTGGCGCTCTGCGGTGTCCTGGTGCTGGTGGGCGCGATCTTCATCGCCCAGTACCTCATGAACACCACCGACACCCCGCAGCAGACGACGGTGCCGCAGCTCGTCGGCCAGAAGATGGCCGACGCGCAGAAGGCGGCGGTCAACTCCCAGGTGAAGGTGCAGGAGGCGGGCAGCGAGCGCTGCGAGCAGCCCACCGGCGCGATCTGCCGCCAGAACCCGGTCGCCGACGGCACCAGCAAGATGGACGTCGACGCCACCATCCAGGTGTGGATCTCCGAGGGCGCGCCGCTCGTGGAGGTCCCGGACGTCCAGGAGCAGTCGCTGGAGCGGGCCCGGGAGACCCTGGAGGGCAAGGGCTTCAAGGTCAAGGTCGAGGAGGAGGAGTCCGAGGAGGACCCCGGCACCGTGCTGCGGCAGAACCCGCAGAACGGCACCAAGGCCGAGAAGAACTCCGAGGTGACCCTCACGGTCGCCAAGCAGAAGCTGACGAACCTGCCGCAGGTGACGGACCGCGACATCAGCCTGGCGCTCCAGCAGCTGAACGGCCTCCAGTTCACCAACGTGAAGCAGGAGGAGGTCGACAGCGACAAGCCCAAGGGCACGGTCGTGGAGCAGAACCCGCCGGGTAACACCAACCAGCCGCTGGACGTCGAGATCACCCTGAAGGTCTCGAAGGGCCCGCAGGTGACTCCGGTCACGATCCCCGGGGACCTGGCCGGCAAGACGCTGAAGGAAGTCCGGGACTGGTTCCAGAGCCAGGGCGTGTCGGTCGTGGTGGCCGGTGTCGACAAGGACGACGCGCGCGTCCTCCAGTCGGCGCCCGGCGCGGGTCAGACGGTCAACAAGGGCGGCTCGGTCACCCTGTTCACCGCGGACGCGGGCGGTGGCAACCCCGGCGGGAACACCGGACAGCCGGGCGGCGACAACAACGGCGACGGCAACATCGGCGGCTGGTTCGACTAG
- a CDS encoding RNA polymerase sigma-70 factor, whose amino-acid sequence MTSTHGTDPATETFVAHRNLLFTVAYEMLGSAADAEDVLQETWLRWTGVDLEQVRDQRAYLVRITTRQALNRLRTVQRRREAYVGQWLPEPLLTTPDVAEDVELTESVSMAMMLVLETLTPTERAVFVLREVFDVGYDEIAAAVDKAPAAVRQIAHRARKHVDARRPRTTVSAREARAAVDSFRRALETRDPQDFLDLLAPDVVLVSDGGGIKRAALRPVVGADKVTRFYLGGSLKADVTITTEPTVVNGAPALAVLVDGELDGVMALSVESGLIKGLYYVRNPEKLTHVLAETSLTLR is encoded by the coding sequence ATGACCAGCACGCACGGCACGGACCCGGCGACCGAGACCTTCGTCGCCCACCGGAACCTGCTCTTCACGGTGGCCTACGAGATGCTCGGCTCGGCCGCCGACGCCGAGGACGTCCTCCAGGAGACCTGGCTCCGCTGGACCGGCGTCGACCTGGAGCAGGTCCGCGACCAGCGGGCGTACCTCGTCCGCATCACCACCCGGCAGGCGCTCAACCGGCTCCGCACGGTGCAGCGCCGCCGGGAGGCGTACGTGGGCCAGTGGCTGCCGGAACCGCTGCTCACGACGCCGGACGTGGCCGAGGACGTCGAGCTCACCGAGTCCGTGTCGATGGCGATGATGCTGGTCCTGGAGACCCTGACGCCGACCGAGCGGGCCGTCTTCGTGCTCCGCGAGGTGTTCGACGTGGGGTACGACGAGATCGCGGCGGCCGTCGACAAGGCCCCGGCCGCCGTCCGCCAGATCGCCCACCGCGCCCGCAAGCACGTCGACGCCCGCCGGCCCCGCACCACGGTCTCCGCGCGGGAGGCACGGGCGGCCGTGGACTCCTTCCGGCGCGCACTGGAGACCCGCGACCCGCAGGACTTCCTGGACCTGCTCGCCCCCGACGTCGTCCTCGTCAGCGACGGCGGCGGCATCAAGCGGGCCGCGCTCCGCCCGGTCGTCGGCGCCGACAAGGTGACCCGCTTCTACCTCGGCGGCTCCCTCAAGGCCGACGTGACGATCACCACCGAGCCGACCGTCGTCAACGGCGCCCCGGCCCTCGCCGTCCTCGTCGACGGCGAGCTGGACGGCGTCATGGCGCTGAGCGTCGAGTCCGGCCTGATCAAGGGCCTGTACTACGTCCGCAACCCCGAGAAGCTCACCCACGTCCTGGCCGAGACGTCCCTCACCCTCCGCTGA
- a CDS encoding class E sortase — protein MSRARNRIAGLISVFGELLITAGLVLGLFVVYSLWWTNVLADRAADKEGAQVRGEWADQGPGALDTRGGLGFLHVPAFGGDEILVKRGTESSVLNNGVAGYYTEPVKSALPQDEEGNFTLAAHRDGHGAKFHNIHKLKNGDPIVFESKDTWYVYKVYKTLPETTKYNVDVLQPVPEESGKNAPGRYITLTTCTPMYTSDYRYIVWGELARTEKVDANRTPPAELR, from the coding sequence GTGTCACGCGCGCGCAACCGGATCGCCGGGCTCATCAGCGTCTTCGGCGAACTCCTCATCACAGCCGGCCTCGTGCTCGGACTCTTCGTCGTCTACTCGCTGTGGTGGACGAACGTCCTCGCCGACCGCGCCGCCGACAAGGAAGGCGCCCAGGTCCGCGGCGAATGGGCCGACCAGGGCCCCGGCGCCCTCGACACCAGGGGCGGCCTCGGCTTCCTCCACGTCCCCGCCTTCGGCGGCGACGAGATCCTGGTGAAGCGCGGCACCGAGAGCTCCGTCCTCAACAACGGCGTCGCCGGCTACTACACCGAGCCGGTCAAGTCCGCCCTCCCCCAGGACGAGGAGGGCAACTTCACCCTGGCCGCGCACCGCGACGGCCACGGCGCCAAGTTCCACAACATCCACAAGCTGAAGAACGGCGACCCGATCGTCTTCGAGTCCAAGGACACCTGGTACGTCTACAAGGTCTACAAGACCCTCCCGGAGACCACCAAGTACAACGTGGACGTCCTCCAGCCGGTCCCCGAGGAGTCCGGCAAGAACGCGCCCGGCCGGTACATCACCCTCACCACCTGCACCCCCATGTACACCTCGGACTACCGCTACATCGTCTGGGGCGAACTGGCCCGCACCGAGAAGGTCGACGCGAACCGCACCCCGCCGGCCGAACTCCGCTGA
- a CDS encoding peptidylprolyl isomerase, with protein sequence MPYAILKTSAGDIEVRLLPFHAPKTVRNFVELASGAREWTHPGTGRVSSDPLYDGTVFHRVIGDFMIQGGDPLGTGTGGPGYEFADEFHPELWFDRPYLLAMANAGPGTNGSQFFITVGPATWLNRKHTIFGEVVDQKSRAVVDAIAAVPTDPQTQRPLQDVVVESVVIEQR encoded by the coding sequence ATGCCGTACGCGATCCTCAAGACCAGCGCGGGCGACATCGAGGTGCGCCTGTTGCCGTTCCACGCGCCGAAGACGGTGCGGAACTTCGTCGAGCTCGCCTCGGGCGCGCGCGAGTGGACCCACCCCGGCACCGGCCGGGTCTCCTCCGACCCCCTCTACGACGGCACGGTCTTCCACCGCGTCATCGGCGACTTCATGATCCAGGGCGGCGATCCGCTGGGCACCGGCACGGGCGGCCCGGGATACGAGTTCGCGGACGAGTTCCACCCCGAGCTGTGGTTCGACCGGCCGTACCTGCTGGCGATGGCCAACGCGGGGCCGGGCACGAACGGCTCGCAGTTCTTCATCACGGTGGGCCCGGCGACCTGGCTGAACCGCAAGCACACCATCTTCGGCGAGGTCGTCGACCAGAAGAGCCGGGCCGTCGTGGACGCCATCGCAGCGGTCCCCACCGACCCGCAGACCCAGCGGCCGCTGCAGGACGTGGTGGTCGAGTCCGTGGTGATCGAGCAGCGCTGA
- a CDS encoding DUF5324 family protein, whose amino-acid sequence MTRMDSVRSATDSAKESVLHAADVVAPYAGAAKDQASHYAHEARARLAPKVSSAARQARAQARLQYAAHVAPHVPPRVDEAAQRAAARTRSVAHQVTDYTVPRVEHAVAATGPVLEEAGSRSTAAWAALRGQVTPDEIRKIVRKHERRARAGRLVKGLAVLGVLVGGAFCAWKWWDKQANPDWLVEPPAPTEVDEGSGMPSASEVYTGAEAEAGTSVVTESGSDVDVETGTVSGIEAESETESTEPDERR is encoded by the coding sequence GTGACTCGCATGGACAGCGTGCGCTCTGCTACGGATTCGGCGAAGGAAAGCGTCCTGCACGCCGCGGACGTGGTGGCGCCGTACGCCGGCGCGGCCAAGGACCAGGCCTCGCACTATGCGCACGAGGCGCGGGCGCGGCTCGCACCCAAGGTGTCGAGTGCCGCTCGACAGGCACGCGCGCAGGCCCGTCTGCAGTACGCGGCGCATGTGGCGCCGCACGTGCCGCCGCGGGTCGACGAAGCCGCGCAGCGCGCTGCGGCCCGGACCCGCTCGGTCGCCCATCAGGTGACCGACTACACCGTCCCGCGTGTCGAGCACGCGGTCGCCGCGACCGGTCCCGTGCTGGAGGAGGCCGGGTCGCGTTCCACTGCCGCCTGGGCCGCGCTGCGCGGTCAGGTGACGCCGGACGAGATCCGGAAGATCGTGAGGAAGCATGAGCGCCGGGCCAGGGCCGGGCGTCTGGTCAAGGGGCTCGCCGTGCTCGGCGTGCTGGTCGGCGGCGCGTTCTGCGCCTGGAAGTGGTGGGACAAGCAGGCCAACCCCGACTGGCTGGTCGAGCCGCCGGCTCCCACGGAGGTGGACGAGGGCTCGGGCATGCCGTCCGCGTCGGAGGTCTACACGGGCGCGGAGGCCGAGGCCGGTACGAGCGTGGTCACGGAGTCCGGGAGCGACGTGGACGTCGAGACCGGGACCGTGTCCGGGATCGAGGCGGAGTCGGAGACCGAGTCCACGGAGCCCGACGAGCGCCGCTGA
- the crgA gene encoding cell division protein CrgA — MPKSRIRKKADYTPPPAKQAANIKLTNRSWVAPVMLALFAIGLVWIVVFYVTDGSLPIESIRNWNIVVGFGFIAAGFGVSTQWK; from the coding sequence GTGCCGAAGTCACGGATCCGCAAGAAGGCCGACTACACGCCGCCGCCGGCGAAGCAGGCCGCCAACATCAAGCTGACGAACCGCAGCTGGGTCGCTCCGGTGATGCTGGCGCTGTTCGCCATCGGTCTGGTGTGGATCGTGGTCTTCTACGTCACCGACGGTTCGCTTCCGATCGAGTCGATCCGGAACTGGAACATCGTGGTCGGCTTCGGTTTCATCGCCGCCGGATTCGGTGTCTCCACGCAGTGGAAGTGA
- a CDS encoding DUF881 domain-containing protein produces MSNSAGTPREPLAGPGRTSRWRPVRLLTLAVFALAGLLFVTSFNTAKGTNIRTDGSLLRLSDLIEERSHKNAGLDESTAALRGEVDSLAARDDGSTAAEDRRLKALETSAGTTEISGPGLTVTLNDAPPGAQAAPGYPEPQANDLVIHQQDLQAVVNALWEGGAEGIRVMDQRLISTSAVRCVGNTLILQGRVYSPPYKITAVGDRGKLDKALAASPALQNYQLYVKAYGLGWKVDDHKDVTLPGYTGAVDLHYARPAA; encoded by the coding sequence TTGAGCAATTCCGCCGGCACTCCGCGCGAACCCCTCGCCGGGCCGGGCCGCACCTCCAGGTGGCGCCCCGTCCGGCTGCTGACCCTTGCCGTCTTCGCCCTCGCCGGTCTGCTCTTCGTCACCAGCTTCAACACCGCCAAGGGCACCAACATCCGCACGGACGGCTCCCTGCTGAGGCTCTCCGACCTCATCGAGGAGCGCAGCCACAAGAACGCCGGCCTCGACGAGTCCACCGCCGCCCTGCGCGGCGAGGTCGACTCCCTGGCCGCCCGCGACGACGGCTCGACCGCCGCCGAGGACCGCCGCCTGAAGGCCCTGGAGACCTCCGCCGGCACCACCGAGATCTCCGGCCCCGGCCTCACCGTCACGCTGAACGACGCCCCGCCCGGCGCTCAGGCCGCCCCCGGCTACCCCGAGCCGCAGGCCAACGACCTGGTCATCCACCAGCAGGACCTCCAGGCCGTCGTCAACGCCCTCTGGGAGGGCGGCGCCGAAGGCATCCGCGTCATGGACCAGCGGCTCATCTCCACCAGCGCGGTCCGCTGCGTCGGCAACACCCTGATCCTCCAGGGCCGCGTCTACTCGCCCCCCTACAAGATCACCGCGGTCGGCGACCGGGGGAAGCTCGACAAGGCTCTCGCCGCCTCCCCGGCGCTGCAGAACTACCAGCTCTACGTGAAGGCGTACGGGCTCGGCTGGAAGGTCGACGACCACAAGGACGTCACCCTCCCCGGCTACACCGGCGCGGTCGACCTCCACTACGCCAGGCCGGCCGCCTGA
- a CDS encoding aminodeoxychorismate/anthranilate synthase component II has translation MSARILVVDNYDSFVFNLVQYLYQLGAECEVLRNDEVELSHAQDGFDGVLLSPGPGAPEQAGVCIDMVRHCAATGVPVFGVCLGMQSMAVAYGGVVDRAPELLHGKTSPVLHEGKGVFAGLPSPFTATRYHSLAAEPADLPAELEVTARTEDGIIMGLRHRELPVEGVQFHPESVLTEHGHLMLANWLEQCGDKGAVGRSAGLAPVVGKAVA, from the coding sequence GTGAGCGCGCGAATTCTCGTCGTCGACAACTACGACAGCTTCGTCTTCAACCTCGTGCAGTACCTGTACCAGCTCGGCGCCGAGTGCGAGGTGCTCCGCAACGACGAGGTGGAGCTGAGCCACGCCCAGGACGGCTTCGACGGCGTGCTGCTGTCGCCCGGCCCGGGCGCCCCCGAGCAGGCCGGCGTCTGCATCGACATGGTGCGCCACTGCGCCGCCACCGGCGTCCCCGTCTTCGGCGTCTGCCTCGGCATGCAGTCGATGGCCGTCGCCTACGGCGGCGTCGTCGACCGCGCCCCCGAGCTGCTGCACGGCAAGACCTCGCCCGTCCTCCACGAGGGCAAGGGCGTCTTCGCCGGCCTCCCCTCGCCGTTCACCGCCACCCGCTACCACTCGCTCGCCGCCGAGCCGGCCGACCTGCCGGCCGAGCTCGAAGTGACCGCGCGGACCGAGGACGGCATCATCATGGGCCTCCGCCACCGCGAACTGCCCGTCGAAGGCGTCCAGTTCCACCCCGAGTCGGTGCTCACCGAGCACGGCCACCTGATGCTCGCCAACTGGCTGGAGCAGTGCGGAGACAAGGGAGCGGTCGGCCGGTCGGCGGGGCTCGCGCCGGTGGTGGGCAAGGCCGTCGCGTGA
- a CDS encoding class E sortase, which produces MTTGSPWFRPSGQPGAEPIPEEHGPRPPYEQQGPYPYPYPSEPSYETAYGDQAPYAYETPAAAPAYEPAPEPYEPAPAYEPAPEPYEPVQEPYGAGETRELPQVTQEAPRPVEPLPGPGRAERRRAAAKQGRGKSRRATAPAPASGGDQGTGAPARPLSRVEARRAAREAKAAKDSVGVVVGELFITLGVVMLLFVAYQLWWTNVLAGQETDQAKERIEDTWAKGESKPDVFAPGEGFAIMYIPKLDVVVPVAEGISKPKVLDKGMVGHYGEGKLKTAMPSDKQGNFAVAGHRNTHGEPFRYINRLKPGDPIVVETQDAYYTYEMASILPQTPPSNIAVIDPIPKGSGFTEPGRYITLTTCTPEFTSTYRMIVWGKLVEERPRSKGKPSALVG; this is translated from the coding sequence GTGACCACGGGCTCGCCGTGGTTCCGGCCCTCCGGGCAGCCAGGAGCCGAGCCGATACCCGAGGAGCACGGGCCCCGGCCGCCGTACGAGCAGCAGGGCCCGTACCCGTATCCGTACCCGTCCGAGCCGTCGTACGAGACCGCGTACGGGGACCAGGCGCCGTACGCCTACGAGACGCCGGCCGCGGCCCCGGCCTACGAGCCCGCACCGGAGCCGTACGAGCCCGCCCCGGCCTACGAGCCCGCACCGGAGCCGTACGAGCCCGTACAGGAGCCGTACGGGGCCGGGGAGACGCGGGAGCTGCCCCAGGTCACCCAGGAGGCCCCGCGGCCCGTGGAGCCCCTTCCCGGGCCGGGAAGGGCCGAGCGGCGCAGGGCCGCCGCCAAGCAGGGGCGCGGGAAGAGCCGCAGGGCCACCGCACCGGCCCCCGCGTCCGGCGGCGACCAGGGCACCGGCGCCCCCGCCCGGCCCCTCTCCCGGGTCGAGGCCCGCCGCGCCGCCCGGGAGGCCAAGGCCGCCAAGGACAGCGTCGGCGTCGTCGTCGGCGAACTGTTCATCACCCTCGGCGTCGTCATGCTCCTCTTCGTCGCCTACCAGCTGTGGTGGACCAACGTCCTCGCCGGCCAGGAGACCGACCAGGCCAAGGAGCGGATCGAGGACACCTGGGCCAAGGGCGAGAGCAAGCCGGACGTCTTCGCCCCCGGCGAGGGCTTCGCCATCATGTACATCCCCAAGCTGGACGTCGTCGTCCCCGTCGCCGAGGGCATCAGCAAGCCCAAGGTCCTCGACAAGGGCATGGTCGGCCACTACGGCGAAGGCAAGCTGAAGACCGCCATGCCCTCCGACAAGCAGGGCAACTTCGCGGTCGCCGGCCACCGCAACACCCACGGCGAACCGTTCCGCTACATCAACCGCCTCAAGCCCGGCGACCCGATCGTGGTCGAGACGCAGGACGCCTACTACACCTACGAGATGGCGAGCATCCTGCCGCAGACCCCGCCGTCGAACATCGCGGTCATCGACCCCATCCCCAAGGGCTCCGGCTTCACCGAGCCCGGCCGCTACATCACGCTGACCACCTGCACGCCCGAGTTCACCAGCACCTACCGCATGATCGTGTGGGGAAAGCTGGTCGAGGAGCGGCCGCGCAGCAAGGGAAAGCCGAGCGCGCTCGTAGGCTGA
- a CDS encoding NAD(P)/FAD-dependent oxidoreductase has product MGGNTEVVVIGGGYAGVMAANRLTQRDDVTVTVINPRPSFVPRLRLHQLVGGSHPAVVRYEEVLAERVRLVVDTVARIDAPARVVTLESGTTVRYDHLIYAVGSTVARPAVPGVAEHAHQVAELEAAERLRTAVAALPAGVPVTVVGGGPVGIETAAELAEGGRPVTLACGGVLGPYLHPRARRSAARRFAALGVTVLDGPGTRVTEVTADTVRLADGRTVTGGLAVWTAGFGVPGLAARSGLTTDATGRLLTDETLTSVDDERIVAAGDSSAPSDLPFRMSAYVAGCLGAHAADTVLARIAGARPAPVDMAFNAMCLSFGRRSAIFQIAHKDDRAMAIYVSGRAGAKLKEIACTLSVKHLTEEAHKPGAHSWPKDGKHRPQRLRERAVRTADAPEQVA; this is encoded by the coding sequence ATGGGCGGCAACACCGAAGTGGTCGTGATCGGCGGCGGGTACGCCGGTGTCATGGCGGCCAACCGACTCACCCAGCGCGACGACGTCACCGTGACGGTGATCAACCCCCGTCCGTCGTTCGTCCCCCGGCTCCGCCTCCACCAGCTGGTCGGCGGCAGCCACCCGGCGGTCGTCCGGTACGAGGAGGTCCTGGCCGAGCGCGTCCGGCTCGTCGTCGACACGGTGGCCCGGATCGACGCCCCCGCGCGCGTGGTCACCCTGGAGTCGGGCACCACCGTCCGCTACGACCACCTGATCTACGCGGTCGGCAGCACGGTCGCCCGGCCCGCGGTCCCCGGCGTCGCCGAGCACGCCCACCAGGTCGCCGAACTGGAGGCGGCCGAGCGGCTGCGGACCGCCGTCGCGGCCCTGCCCGCCGGCGTCCCGGTCACCGTCGTCGGCGGCGGCCCGGTCGGCATCGAGACCGCCGCCGAACTCGCCGAGGGCGGCCGCCCGGTGACGCTGGCCTGCGGCGGGGTCCTCGGCCCCTATCTGCACCCCCGGGCCCGGCGCTCGGCCGCCCGGCGGTTCGCCGCCCTCGGCGTCACCGTGCTCGACGGCCCCGGCACCAGGGTCACCGAGGTGACCGCGGACACCGTCCGGCTCGCCGACGGGCGCACGGTGACCGGCGGACTCGCCGTCTGGACCGCCGGCTTCGGCGTCCCCGGCCTGGCCGCGCGCAGCGGGCTGACCACCGACGCCACCGGGCGGCTGCTCACCGACGAGACCCTCACCAGCGTCGACGACGAGCGGATCGTCGCGGCCGGGGACTCCTCGGCCCCCTCGGACCTCCCGTTCCGGATGAGCGCCTACGTCGCCGGCTGCCTCGGCGCGCACGCCGCCGACACCGTGCTGGCCCGGATCGCGGGCGCCCGGCCCGCGCCCGTGGACATGGCGTTCAACGCGATGTGCCTCAGCTTCGGGCGTCGCTCCGCGATCTTCCAGATCGCACACAAGGACGACCGGGCGATGGCAATCTACGTGAGCGGGCGTGCGGGGGCGAAGCTCAAGGAGATCGCCTGCACGCTCAGCGTCAAGCACCTGACGGAAGAGGCCCACAAGCCCGGTGCGCACTCCTGGCCCAAGGACGGCAAGCACCGGCCGCAGCGGCTGCGGGAGCGCGCGGTCCGCACCGCGGACGCCCCGGAGCAGGTGGCCTGA
- a CDS encoding rhomboid family intramembrane serine protease, giving the protein MDAQAGLQPCYRHPGTETGIRCTRCEKPICPQCMIPASVGFQCPDCVRGGSGTGHAADANRPRTLAGGRVRTDDRLVTKILIGICLAVYLPVLVLGDRFVDELVLIGYAYNPLLGEVVGVADGEWYRLLTATVLHQEPWHILFNLLGLWVIGGIVEPELGRSRYALLCLISGLAGSVLAYAVAAPNQPSLGASGIVYGLIGAWVVLARRRRHDMRPVALFVALSLVMTFTRPGISWEAHVGGLVAGLVLTYVLVQAPRARRELIQYGACGLLLLIEAGVVMARTMALT; this is encoded by the coding sequence ATGGACGCGCAGGCCGGACTCCAGCCCTGCTACCGGCACCCGGGCACCGAGACGGGCATCCGCTGCACCCGCTGCGAGAAGCCCATCTGTCCCCAGTGCATGATCCCGGCCTCGGTCGGCTTCCAGTGCCCCGACTGCGTCCGCGGCGGCTCGGGCACCGGGCACGCGGCCGACGCGAACCGGCCGAGGACGCTGGCCGGCGGCCGGGTCAGGACGGACGACCGGCTCGTCACCAAGATCCTCATCGGGATCTGCCTGGCCGTCTACCTGCCGGTGCTGGTCCTCGGCGACCGGTTCGTGGACGAGCTCGTGCTGATCGGGTACGCGTACAACCCGCTGCTCGGCGAGGTCGTGGGCGTCGCGGACGGCGAGTGGTACCGGCTCCTCACCGCCACGGTGCTGCACCAGGAGCCGTGGCACATCCTGTTCAACCTGCTGGGCCTGTGGGTGATCGGCGGGATCGTCGAGCCCGAGCTGGGCCGGTCCCGGTACGCGCTGCTGTGTCTGATCTCCGGCCTGGCGGGCTCGGTCCTCGCCTACGCGGTCGCGGCGCCGAACCAGCCCTCGCTGGGGGCCTCGGGCATCGTCTACGGCCTCATCGGGGCGTGGGTGGTGCTGGCCCGCCGACGCCGCCACGACATGCGGCCGGTGGCCCTCTTCGTGGCCCTGTCCCTGGTGATGACATTCACCCGTCCGGGGATCTCCTGGGAGGCGCACGTGGGGGGACTGGTGGCCGGCCTCGTGCTGACGTACGTCCTCGTGCAGGCGCCCCGGGCCCGCCGGGAGCTGATCCAGTACGGCGCCTGTGGACTGCTGCTGCTGATCGAGGCGGGCGTGGTGATGGCCCGCACGATGGCGCTCACCTGA
- a CDS encoding DUF6344 domain-containing protein — MATAKVKQFWTAFISVLFALLASVGLAAPAAAQGQAPVTQPEEPAAPAAPATAAERTAPVVTQRQAEPWAPVRQGSLPPTIKQRIGAEAHGSSPSVRQLRPAAPLASDPAALTELALATAA; from the coding sequence ATGGCCACCGCCAAGGTCAAGCAGTTCTGGACCGCCTTCATCTCCGTCCTCTTCGCCCTGCTCGCCTCCGTCGGCCTGGCGGCCCCCGCCGCCGCCCAGGGCCAGGCCCCGGTGACCCAGCCCGAGGAGCCGGCCGCCCCCGCCGCCCCGGCCACCGCCGCGGAGCGCACCGCGCCCGTCGTGACACAGCGGCAGGCGGAGCCGTGGGCGCCCGTCCGGCAGGGCTCGCTGCCGCCCACCATCAAGCAGCGGATCGGCGCCGAGGCGCACGGCTCCTCGCCCTCGGTCCGGCAGCTGCGCCCCGCCGCGCCGCTCGCGAGCGACCCGGCCGCGCTGACCGAGCTGGCGCTCGCGACGGCCGCCTAG